A single region of the Anticarsia gemmatalis isolate Benzon Research Colony breed Stoneville strain chromosome 19, ilAntGemm2 primary, whole genome shotgun sequence genome encodes:
- the LOC142981082 gene encoding RRP15-like protein, translating to MVVAEIMNKPVLKVSMDSDSEDSSSVEESAESDNELEEQVGDPEDNGDDEDDEVDDAEEGESDEEAEDGSDADGDAEAGESEDADDGIDADAESAGSSDDDEDKKDSLMTNEGWADSIAKILGSNKPKNKKSLVLSRAKKHSEIVKAVKEEKPAFEVIGDEVEEKPSVKKEDPDSSEPPAKKVKHDKPSIRVKPNVLEKDRERVLSKIATKGVVQLFNAVRNQQKTLEKEIDRNDLSEHKKEKILKKFDKRAFLDTLMGQSKSVVVDEEAKVAKSEVKDESNTKWSALRDDFMMGAKMKDWDRESVDE from the exons atggtagTAGCAGAAATCATGAATAAACCTGTGCTTAAAGTTTCAA TGGACTCAGATTCAGAAGATTCCTCAAGTGTCGAAGAGTCAGCGGAGTCTGACAATGAATTAGAAGAACAAGTGGGTGACCCTGAAGATAATGGCGACGACGAGGATGATGAGGTTGACGATGCTGAAGAAGGTGAAAGTGATGAAGAAGCAGAAGATGGTTCAGATGCCGACGGTGATGCAGAGGCTGGCGAAAGTGAAGATGCTGATGATGGAATAGATGCAGATGCGGAAAGTGCCGGCTCGAGTGACGACGATGAAGACAAAAAGGATTCTCTCATGACTAACGAAGGCTGGGCAGACTCTATAGCAAAGATTCTAGGTTCCAATAAacccaaaaacaaaaaatctttagtaTTGTCTAGAGCGAAGAAACATTCCGAAATAGTGAAGGCTGTAAAAGAAGAAAAGCCCGCATTTGAAGTTATAGGGGATGAGGTAGAAGAAAAACCTTCAGTTAAAAAAGAAGACCCAGATTCATCAGAACCACCTGCTAAGAAAGTG AAACATGATAAACCATCAATAAGAGTCAAACCAAATGTATTAGAAAAAGACAGGGAAAGAGTACTATCAAAAATAGCCACAAAGGGTGTAGTACAGTTATTCAATGCAGTGAGAAATCAACAGAAGACTTTGGAAAAAGAAATAGACAGGAATGATTTATCTGAACATAAGAAAGAGAAAATATTGAAGAAGTTTGATAAGAGAGCATTTTTGGATACACTTATGGGTCAGAGCAAGtctgttgttgttgatgaggaaGCTAAAGTGGCAAAGAGTGAAGTCAAGGATGAGAGTAACACTAAATGGAGTGCACTGAG ggATGACTTCATGATGGGTGCCAAAATGAAAGATTGGGACAGAGAATCAGTAGATGAATGA
- the LOC142981081 gene encoding RAB6A-GEF complex partner protein 2, with the protein MIELSAKLTTGTVYLAGEALECCISFCYTTQPEHRNSQSHCDALENLAWASAQIHCFYSTSKNTGDKTPTIGKTTSLEVTSSDIGDVIFYTKPKILFCDLTIPLGETKTFWYRESLPIEAPPSYRGTSVKYSYKISIATQKVGSHIKMVRIPFRVLPISPIMNMQDLAALCGNETTEELQPTNPFSEERKVETPLTMALQVLQNLTARRSPNSYMITNTRGKVGRFCLFKSAYKLGEDIVGTFDFSVGTVTCMQVSVSLQPEEVIKSKSPAKNMNKDTSSRSMTVARYHEVTLGLTQSQLILPIPLHITPAFEVDDVSLSWRLHFEFVTTNEKLLPNPEDKDWTAPLNVPIETMVWNLPVKIYSTLPKQITQHSIGNDAYTLFIK; encoded by the exons ATGATTGAACTATCAGCAAAATTAACTACTGGTACTGTTTACTTAGCTGGTGAAGCCTTAGAATGCTGCATATCTTTTTGTTACACCACACAGCCCGAGCACAGAAATTCTCAAAGCCACTG CGATGCCTTAGAGAACTTAGCATGGGCATCAGCACAGATCCACTGTTTCTACTCAACTTCAAAGAACACAGGTGACAAAACTCCTACAATTGGCAAGACCACCTCTCTAGAAGTGACTTCGAGTGATATTGGGGATGTCATATTTTATACTAAGCCCAAAATACTGTTCTGTGATTTGACTATACCATTGGGTGAGACTAAAACTT tctgGTATAGAGAATCCCTACCAATAGAAGCACCTCCATCTTACAGAGGTACATCAGTGAAGTACTCATACAAAATCAGTATAGCCACCCAGAAAGTTGGCTCCCATATCAAGATGGTCAGAATACCATTCCGAGTGCTCCCCATTAGTCCAATCATGAACATGCAGGATCTAGCAGCACTTTGTGGTAATGAGACTACTGAAGAACTGCAACCAACTAACCCATTCTCTGAAGAAAGAAAAGTTGAAACTCCTTTGACAATGGCTTTGCAGGTTTTACAG AATCTCACAGCAAGGAGAAGTCCTAACTCTTACATGATAACAAACACTAGAGGGAAAGTTGGCCGTTTCTGTTTATTCAAATCTGCTTACAAACTAGGAGAGGATATTGTTGGTACATTTGATTTCTCAGTTGGAACTGTCACATGTATGCAG GTGTCAGTATCATTACAGCCAGAAGAAGTGATAAAATCAAAGTCTCCTGCCAAGAATATGAACAAGGACACAAGCAGTAGGTCTATGACAGTGGCCAGGTATCATGAGGTCACATTAGGCCTCACACAGTCACAGCTTATACTGCCCATACCTCTGCACATTACTCCTGCATTTGAAGTTGATGATG TGTCACTAAGTTGGCGCCTCCACTTTGAATTCGTGACAACAAATGAGAAGCTACTACCAAACCCAGAAGACAAAGACTGGACTGCTCCCCTCAATGTTCCCATTGAGACTATGGTGTGGAACCTGCCTGTCAAGATATACTCCACATTACCCAAGCAGATAACACAGCACTCTATCGGCAATGACGCGTATActctgtttataaaataa
- the LOC142981163 gene encoding uncharacterized protein LOC142981163 translates to MLISDGINHSKLQSIIVGELKKAGLKHRLKKIILKSVKDHKTVFGAPLVKVPSCSVICCGSTLSVPMIVTEMSSVLRSNAHVEGLFRKAGSQNRQKDIKRLLDAGGCVSEGHHPIDVASVLKLYLRCLPEPLISAEVQDLLLRCRLTAGEDALKPILHTLLLLPVLHVHLLHYIMELLNFIASRHKDNLMDSSNLAIVMAPSIMPLPAAASAQRLEHHVALVKMFIENSKHIGLLTEELMTKLDDDSDVHLARRKKRRSGSLNRVLNGLRKMVSGSVNTPATVNENGKTPILSKSAAKRKFDTYEGLSAKTRKEITKVLPQKEFSFTPMKMGLERKRLRLSLMDARSTPIINRDFSSHKNSETSISSEDLLTSSEHLFSAHDTIDLSPDMKQSDKDYVRISKQEYEEIKSRVSAIENRLSREFTDVIPRVQPLQQVQNVYEQTLEEVAMLNCPTSDHLARRLSKELKIRPNEEAKIIRSPSARKIGSIRRRSKENITKIVRHKSWNVSSQSQSSHNTDRFYPYPGMNRRERTSTAKPESEAQKLQTSIVNDWDVSISETSINNTSDSRQKYRQRKRMSLIPDYSAEKPISRIPARRSLNITVNNSWDNTVSENSMNNTLNSSGKSNNLDKSRCYQNVPNRNLINRKPSPPHSQHKWRSAAAFFMDKTGELENTSQTGRPSVNKLRRQNAGAVLAKAKLFESSSDKSSERNDKVNHTGFARKPRISGQQTKPQKNVALVKPKVHTSDNLTHNIPTRVARNTEAPSNIPSRPYRLNTPSKDDGESWRNVNLSRNTTPLVKKVVSPHSMLMKTPQIPVLKKPLITPKSSRLPALNHDLRKTNTPLKAVHISPRRRSPRQKQRV, encoded by the exons atgttaatatcAGACGGAATAAACCATAGTAAACTACAATCGATAATCGTTGGAGAATTAAAGAAAGCAGGTTTAAAGCACCGTTTAAAGAAGATAATTCTAAAAAGTGTTAAA GACCATAAAACAGTATTTGGAGCACCTTTAGTTAAAGTTCCATCATGTAGTGTTATTTGTTGTGGCAGTACATTGAGTGTTCCTATGATTGTGACTGAAATGTCTTCGGTGCTTCGATCTAACGCCCATGTTGAAGGACTGTTTCGTAAAGCTGGCTCACAAAACCGCCAAAAAGACATCAAA agATTATTAGATGCTGGTGGCTGTGTCTCAGAAGGGCATCACCCCATAGATGTAGCGAGTGTATTAAAACTGTACTTAAGATGTCTGCCGGAGCCATTGATCAGTGCGGAAGTGCAGGACTTGCTGTTACGATGTCGACTGACTGCGGGAGAAGATGCACTGAAGCCTATCCTGCACACTTTATTGTTACTACCAGTATTACATGTTCATCTTTTACACTATATAATGGAG TTGCTAAACTTCATAGCATCCAGACATAAAGACAATTTGATGGACTCATCCAACCTGGCCATAGTGATGGCTCCAAGCATCATGCCTTTGCCTGCAGCAGCATCTGCACAGAGACTGGAACACCATGTTGCACTTGTTAAg ATGTTCATCGAAAACTCGAAACATATTGGTTTACTGACAGAAGAGCTCATGACGAAACTCGACGATGATTCCGATGTTCATCTCGCAAGGAGAAAGAAACGACGCAGTGGCTCACTTAACA gaGTTCTAAATGGGCTTCGCAAAATGGTGTCTGGAAGTGTAAACACGCCTGCAACCGTCAACGAGAATGGCAAAACTCCAATCCTGAGCAAATCTGCTGCCAAAAGGAAGTTCGATACTTACGAAGGCCTTTCCGCAAAAACTAG gAAAGAAATTACGAAAGTCCTTCCGCAGAAAGAATTTTCATTTACACCCATGAAAAT GGGCCTCGAGCGAAAAAGACTACGGCTGAGTCTCATGGATGCTAGAAGTACTCCTATTATAAACAGAGACTTTAGTTCACACAAAAACTCTGAAACAAGTATTAGCAGTGAAGATTTGTTGACTTCCTCTGAACATTTGTTCAGTGCTCACGACACGATTGACTTGTCTCCCGATATGAAACAATCTGACAAAGATTACGTCAGAATCTCTAAACAGGAATATGAGGAAATTAAAAGCAGAGTATCAGCGATAGAGAACCGCCTGTCTAGAGAATTTACCGACGTCATACCGAGAGTACAACCATTACAACAAGTACAAAATGTCTATGAACAAACGTTAGAAGAAGTAGCCATGTTGAACTGCCCCACCTCAGATCATCTAGCGCGACGACTCAGCAAGGAACTAAAGATACGACCTAACGAAGAAGCGAAAATAATTCGCTCGCCCAGCGCTAGAAAAATCGGCTCAATACGAAGACGTTCTAAAGAAAACATCACTAAAATTGTAAGACACAAATCCTGGAATGTATCATCACAGTCGCAATCTAGTCATAATACAGACAGGTTTTATCCGTATCCAGGAATGAATCGTAGAGAAAGAACTAGCACAGCAAAGCCTGAATCAGAAGCACAGAAATTACAAACTTCAATAGTGAATGATTGGGATGTCTCTATATCCGAAACCTCCATCAATAACACGTCGGATTCCAGACAAAAGTACAGACAGCGAAAACGAATGAGTCTAATACCAGACTACAGTGCCGAAAAACCGATCAGTAGAATTCCAGCACGCAGATCCTTAAACATCACTGTTAACAATAGTTGGGACAACACAGTATCGGAAAATTCAATGAACAACACGTTAAATTCCAGCGGAAAATCGAACAACTTAGATAAATCTAGGTGCTACCAAAATGTTCCTAACAGAAATTTAATCAATCGTAAGCCAAGTCCTCCACACTCTCAACATAAATGGCGAAGCGCTGCTGCCTTTTTCATGGATAAGACTGGAGAATTGGAGAATACTAGTCAAACTGGTAGACCGTCAGTAAATAAATTGCGACGACAGAACGCTGGCGCGGTTCTCGCTAAAGCAAAGTTGTTCGAATCGAGTTCCGACAAATCATCTGAAAGAAATGATAAAGTCAATCACACTGGATTTGCTAGGAAACCGAGGATAAGCGGCCAGCAGACTAAACCGCAAAAAAATGTGGCGCTGGTGAAGCCTAAGGTGCACACAAGTGACAATTTAACACACAATATTCCAACCAGAGTAGCCAGAAATACTGAAGCACCTTCAAACATTCCTTCAAGACCATATCGCTTGAATACTCCGAGCAAAGATGACGGTGAATCTTGGCGAAATGTAAATTTAAGCAGAAATACGACGCCTCTTGTAAAAAAGGTTGTTTCGCCACATAGCATGCTGATGAAAACGCCTCAAATACCAGTTTTGAAGAAGCCTTTAATTACTCCTAAGAGTTCCCGCCTGCCAGCGTTAAACCATGATCTCAGAAAGACTAACACGCCATTAAAAGCCGTTCATATTTCCCCGAGAAGACGATCTCCACGGCAAAAGCAGCGTGTATAG
- the FBXO11 gene encoding F-box protein 11, which produces MPSASFSSSRSYVRRSRRKGGHRIPLPSRTQSSEPCESVPIPNNNVTGSAMAATAACAGASGSGGGGGSPPVPAAAPATTAGHHSPYDLRRKSPPAYHEPGPSGACSLPARKRPRTSLSQGVDVCNVSQYLQYELPDEVLLCILSHLTERDLCRVAQVCKRFNTIANDTELWKSLYQSVFEYDMPLMHPAPCQFEFVAPDECDADNPWKESFRQLYYGLHVRPNYIPKTDSRIKHFATIRLALENVEERNAAAGGSAAGSAASPGAGAAASCGAAGGSGAAAALCACGSSPCTCRRASSAAPALVFVHTGLYQEECLAIDSDVQLIGCAPGNVAESVVLEREAESTLTFAEGANRAYAGHMTLKFSPDATSTMQHHKHYCLEVSDNCSPTVDHCIIRSASVVGAAVCVSGAGANPVIKHCDISDCENVGLYVTDYAQGAYQDNEISRNALAGIWVKNFANPIMRRNHIHHGRDVGIFTFENGLGYFEANDIHNNRIAGFEVKAGANPTVVHCEIHHGQTGGIYVHESGLGQFIDNKIHSNNFAGVWITSNSNPTIRRNEIYNGHQGGVYIFGEGRGLIEHNNIYGNALAGIQIRTNSDPIVRHNKIHHGQHGGIYVHEKGQGLIEENEVFANTLAGVWITTGSTPVLRRNRIHSGKQVGVYFYDNGHGKLEDNDIFNHLYSGVQIRTGSNPVIRGNKIWGGQNGGVLVYNGGLGLLEQNEIFDNAMAGVWIKTDSNPTLKRNKIFDGRDGGICIFNGGKGVLEENDIFRNAQAGVLISTQSHPVLRRNRIFDGLAAGVEITNNATATLEHNQIFNNRFGGLCLASGVSPLVRGNKIFSNQDAVEKAVGGGQCLYKISSYTSFPMHDFYRCQTCNTTDRNAICVNCIKTCHSGHDVEFIRHDRFFCDCGAGTLSNQCQLQGEPTQDTDTLYDSAAPMESHTLMVN; this is translated from the exons ATGCCTAGTGCCTCGTTTTCCTCTTCGCGTTCTTACGTCCGTAGATCGCGGAGAAAAGGCGGACATCGAATACCACTACCTTCTAGGACACAATCGA GTGAGCCATGTGAATCAGTCCCAATCCCCAACAACAACGTGACGGGAAGCGCGATGGCGGCGACTGCGGCGTGCGCCGGTGCGAGCGGTAGTGGTGGTGGTGGCGGGTCCCCGCCGGTGCCAGCGGCTGCGCCCGCCACCACAGCTGGACACCACAGCCCGTACGACTTACGTCGCAAGTCGCCGCCTGCCTACCACGAGCCCGGACCCTCGGGCGCTTGCTCTCTACCAGCCAGGAAGAGGCCCAGAAC ATCTTTATCTCAAGGAGTGGATGTGTGCAATGTATCACAATATCTGCAGTATGAGCTGCCTGATGAAGtgttattgtgtattttatcaCATCTTACCGAACGGGATCTGTGTCGCGTCGCACAAGTCTGCAAGAGATTTAACACTATTGCCAATGATACTGAATTATG GAAAAGTTTGTATCAGTCGGTATTCGAATACGATATGCCGCTGATGCACCCGGCGCCCTGCCAGTTCGAATTCGTGGCTCCGGACGAATGCGACGCGGACAACCCTTGGAAGGAAAGCTTTAGGCAGCTATATTACGGATTACACGTGCGGCCCAATTATATCCCCAAAACGGACTCTCGGATCAAACATTTCGCTACAATAAGG TTGGCTCTCGAGAACGTGGAGGAGCGCaacgcggcggcgggcggctcGGCGGCGGGCTCGGCCGCCAGCCCGGgcgccggcgcggcggcgtcgtgcggcgcggcgggcggcagcggcgcggcggccgcgCTGTGCGCGTGCGGCTCGTCGCCCTGCACGTGCCGCCGCGCCtccagcgccgcgcccgcgctcgTGTTCGTGCACACCGGCCTGTACCAGGAGGAGTGCCTCGCCATCGACAGCGACGTGCAGCTCATTG GTTGTGCCCCAGGCAACGTGGCCGAGTCCGTGGTGTTAGAGCGCGAGGCGGAGTCGACGTTGACGTTCGCGGAGGGCGCCAACCGCGCCTACGCCGGACACATGACGTTGAAGTTCTCGCCCGACGCGACCAGCACCATGCAGCACCACAAGCACTACTGCCTCGAGGTGTCCGACAACTGCTCGCCCACCGTCGACCACTGTATCATACGTAGTGCTAGTGTCG TGGGCGCGGCGGTGTGCGTGAGCGGCGCGGGCGCCAACCCCGTGATCAAGCACTGCGACATCAGCGACTGCGAGAACGTGGGGCTGTACGTCACGGACTACGCGCAGGGCGCATACCAGGACAACGAGATCTCACGCAACGCGCTCGCCGGGATCTGGGTCAAGAACTTCGCCAACCCCATCATGCGCCGCAACCACATACACCACGGCAGGGATGTCGGCATCTTCACCTTTGAAAATGGTTTG GGCTATTTCGAAGCGAACGACATCCACAACAACAGAATCGCCGGTTTCGAGGTGAAAGCTGGCGCTAATCCCACCGTAGTTCATTGCGAGATTCATCACGGTCAGACTGGTGGCATTTACGTCCACGAGTCTGGTCTAGGCCAGTTTATAGATAACAAAATACACTCAAACAACTTCGCCGGAGTATGGATAACGTCAAACAGCAACCCCACAATAAGACGTAATGAAATATACAACGGGCATCAGGGTGGCGTCTACATATTTGGTGAAGGACGCGGATTAATTGAGCACAATAATATTTACGGCAACGCTTTAGCTGGTATACAG ATCCGTACAAATAGCGATCCAATAGTAAGGCACAACAAGATCCATCACGGGCAGCACGGCGGCATCTACGTTCACGAGAAGGGCCAGGGGCTCATCGAGGAGAACGAGGTGTTCGCCAACACGCTCGCCGGTGTATGGATCACTACTGGCTCCACACCTGTGCTTCGACGCAATCGTATACATTCGGGGAAACAG GTTGGAGTGTATTTTTACGATAATGGCCATGGAAAATTAGAAGATAATGATATTTTCAACCACTTGTACTCCGGCGTTCAGATCAGGACAGGTAGCAATCCTGTCATTAGGGGTAACAAAATATGGGGAGGGCAAAATGGCGGCGTCCTCGTGTATAACGGAGGCCTAGGGCTTCTAGAACAAAACGAGATTTTTGATAACGCCATGGCCGGAGTATGGATAAAGACTGACTCCAACCCAACGCTCAAAAGAAATAAGATATTCGATGGGCGTGATGGaggaatttgtatttttaatggaGGAAAG GGAGTTTTGGAGGAGAATGATATCTTCCGCAACGCTCAGGCGGGTGTGCTGATCTCGACGCAGAGCCACCCAGTGCTGCGGCGCAATAGGATCTTCGACGGCCTCGCGGCTGGCGTCGAGATCACCAATAACGCCACTGCCACGCTTGAacacaatcaaatatttaataacagatttGGAG GTCTATGTCTAGCGTCCGGAGTTTCGCCCCTTGTGAGGGGTAACAAAATATTCAGCAATCAAGATGCTGTGGAGAAAGCTGTCGGTGGAGGCCAGTGCCTGTACAAAATCTCATCGTACACATCGTTTCCGATGCACGATTTCTATAG GTGCCAGACCTGCAACACGACAGACCGCAATGCAATCTGTGTTAATTGCATCAAAACGTGCCATTCCGGACACGACGTAGAATTTATCCGTCATGACAG ATTCTTCTGCGACTGCGGCGCGGGGACGCTGTCGAACCAGTGCCAGCTGCAGGGCGAGCCCACGCAGGACACGGACACGCTGTACGACTCGGCGGCGCCCATGGAGTCGCACACGCTCATGGTGAACTga
- the Sras gene encoding ras converting CAAX endopeptidase Sras: MTITEYMDEYKCSFSVVACIFLTFSYVSSLYVWRSKLSRDHPSTIKRRFFSVSVMMLLAPFFIQCFFTPETLSKGDLFTQMGLRWAGIIPAAFVPLFLTAVLFLGPLSMQFYSGIWKLYTEPLYWFSSWQDLVWVRNHVMAPLSEEWVFRACMTPLLLQCLEPMTAVFVGPLLFGFAHFHHMLEQMKAGLQFKTALLVSSFQFTYTSMFGAYSAYLFLRTGHFVAPLVVHMFCNHMGFPNFGEIREFPPLQRVVIACCFLLGLGLWCLLLVPLTNPEIYDNRLHWET; this comes from the exons ATGACCATAACAGAATATATGGACGAATATAAATGCAGTTTTTCTGTGGTAGCCtgcatttttcttacattttcgTACGTTTCTAGCTTATATGTGTGGAGGTCAAAATTAAGCAG AGACCACCCTTCTACAataaaaagaagattttttaGTGTATCAGTCATGATGTTATTGGCCCCATtctttattcaatgttttttcaCCCCAGAAACTTTAAGTAAAGGCGACTTGTTTACACAAATGGGATTACGTTGGGCTGGTATCATACCTGCTGCTTTTGTACCTCTATTTTTGACTGCTGTACTGTTTTTGGGACCATTATCAATGCAGTTTTATTCAGGAATTTGGAAGCTCTATACAG aACCACTATATTGGTTTTCAAGCTGGCAAGACTTAGTGTGGGTGAGGAATCATGTTATGGCACCACTGAGTGAAGAATGGGTGTTCAGAGCTTGTATGACACCCCTGCTGCTGCAGTGTTTGGAGCCTATGACAGCTGTATTTGTTGGACCATTACTTTTTGGATTTG CTCACTTCCACCATATGCTTGAGCAAATGAAAGCAGGACTTCAATTCAAAACAGCCCTGTTGGTGTCAT caTTCCAGTTTACATACACAAGTATGTTTGGTGCTTATTCTGCATATTTGTTTCTTAGAACAG GTCATTTCGTCGCTCCCCTCGTCGTCCACATGTTCTGCAATCACATGGGCTTTCCAAACTTCGGGGAGATTCGGGAGTTTCCGCCTTTACAACGAGTAGTGATTGCCTGCTGTTTCCTATTAGGCCTCGGTCTATGGTGCCTACTACTAGTCCCTCTCACTAATCCAGAAATATACGACAACAGATTACACTGGGAAACTTGA